The genomic stretch ATTATTAACATCTAAATATACTATGAATGTGCTATCTTCATTTGAATTATAATCCTCCATGAACTGATTGTTCGCTTTGGAGTACCTTTTGGAGGCTTGACTTATACCGCCTCTAATGCCTGCCTTTATAAATTGCACCATTTCATAGTCAGTGAACAGCTCGAGTTCAACTTGAGTATGCTTTAACATAGCGTCCCAACTTAAACCGGGCGCTGTTACATATTGACACGGGTCCAACTCATAGGTATTTATACAGATTTCTCGAAAATTCTCAAACACTTCCGCCAAGAGTATTACGTCAGTCTTGAGATATAAATCGCAATACTCACCTAGCGTGGTTATCTTAAAAGAGTCCCATATTGTTTGCGCATGTTGGTAATCGTGGTCGGAAATGTATGAGTCACATAATGTGCTATAAAAAGATTCTTTATCGGGTAGATGAGCTTCATCAAGCTTCTCCCAAGAATCGACGTACTCATACGGATACACCCCTTTTCGAGTTAAAAGCTTCATTTGCCTATCACGATCATCAACAGTGTCACAGGGTAGGGGAAGAAAATTTGGCAATATCTTAAATTGTTCTTTCGAAAGATTTTTAACTAATTTTTCTAAGCTACTCGGCATAAACCTATACGAATCAATGAATCTCAAAGTAATCTTTCCGACACGCTTGCTAAAGGAtatgtatttttctttgttataaGGAATACAGTGTATTTCACCTTTAGATTTGCTCAGTTCCTTAATGAATAAGTGCCCATCATAACCGCTTAAATTGTGAAAAATAACTGGTATAAAACGAGGTAGTTTAAAGTTAACATTGCACGAGTTATGTGCTCTACCTCTAACCGCACCTGTCAGATGACAATGGTCGATTACATACACCTcgttttctttaaaaagttcCCCACAAATGTGACACGGTTCACTGTTATCAAAAACGTTATTAGTACCACCTGCGGATGGTATTATTGTTGTTAAGATCCTGTTTATAGACTCGGTGTCTTGATAGAGACTTTCCACAAATTTTTGTACACAGTCCTCCCCGCGGTACATCACAAACTTTGAAAGCTTTTCATCATAATCACAATGAATGTAATACGCAAAACTACACGGTATATGTTTATGTGTGTTATAGGTAAAAGTAGCTTTCGATTGAGTTTTATTTATAGGACTCAAAATAGATTCGAAATCAGCATAAATTACAAATGGAACTTTCATTTTGTTGGAGAATTTGCTAaactttaaatacttattatcttGAGTAGGTAGTTGAACGAGTCTGTTGCCACAACCAAGCCTCCTGTGTAGTTTAAGCTTACCATCATCAGAAAAGTATTGTAAACAcccatcacaaaaaaaaattttttctttatgtttaGTCACTTGAGCCCTAATCAACCTACTTATGTCTTTAATCCAACAATAATGACTCTTATTCAttctttcaaaaaataataaatttacatgCTGATTTGTATTGTCTCTAATTTTCGAAATGTATAATGGTACTATTAGACGAGTCTTTTTAGTACAATTGAACCCATAAACGTTTATAGAAAGGTTATTTAATTTCTCAAACTTTTTTATATCCGCTATTGTTACGGGAAAGTCAATACCTTTGGTGTTGAGCACTTGATTGTAGTGTGGATATGACGAGACACGGTCATTGTGTTTATTTGCCGGATACAAAGCACTGACGATGGCCCACGCCAAACATGcgttatcattattttttacgttgacACATGCCTTTTTTGTTTGCACCCACTTTGGTAAAGGTAAATACGATGAACCCCTCAACAACCGGCACTTATTAATGTTAATCTCCAAAAACTCGATTCGTTCGAGCGCCCACCCGCTATCTCGTTCTTGAAAGTCTTCACTCTTCTTCACAATAGTCGATGTAACATCTTCAAAATATGACGAGAAATTCAATTCTCCAACGTGCAGACATACATTTTTGGTGTTAAAAGACTTCAGATCACGTACAACTTCACCTTCGCTGTTAGTTTTGAAATAGGTACAGAACAATTCCACATTCACTTTTATACTTTTATGTACTTCTAGTTCAGTTTCCAAAATATTCTCCACACGTTTTCCAATTTTTAACATATATTGTCGCGGCTCTATTATTTTTGATGTCCCATTAACACGATAAGTAATGAGTCGACACTTGAATGCAGAATTCAAAATGTAAGCGCTGTAATCACAGTCTCTATCCTGAGTACATAGTaatttatgtctttttgtttttgagtGTACTATCAATCGGTTCGGTGGAACATCTTCATTACAATAGTTACAGTGATAAGACATGATGACTACTAACCGTTATACTAAAAATATTCCTTCTTTATACAGAAAGATGATAAGAGACAGGATATCGCTGCGGTTTTCAACCACACGTGCACCGTGggaataaaaaacataatattttctaggtaaatattttattcatcaaTTCATTATGATAAAAGAGAGatattgcataaaaaattcAAAGTGTAACACAAAATTTCACAATCTATAATATCATCCTCGTTGCACAGTTTTTTGATAATCTCACGAGCCTCAAACATGCTGGTTGGACGATGCATCTTCAAgtgtttcttaaataaattaattctgtTCTCATAGGTGAGTCTTATCTTATTCAGGTATTTGATTCTTGAATTTACGCACTCCATGACGTGTTCAATATTCATCCATTCCAGTTCATTTATTATAGTGGGGCGTGATGGTTCAAGGTAATTATTATTGCTATCGTTGAGAAGGAGTAGAAGCATTTGTGAGGTAGGTTGCGGTACCGTGTGCACACGTAGACGGTTGCAGGTGATCGTTAACGGTATTGAGTTGGAGGGATCATGAAAAAAGTTTCTAATGAGGTCAGCTTTTCCCACAAatatagagttccattcttcgcAGGTGAGTTCGTGTGTCCCATCGAAATTTATGCAGGTATGCAGGTTGACATTTGTTTCATCAAATCGCAGCTTCAAatacacataaatatttttaatattagtgggaacaTTACCCTCAAGGCTGTATACGCTTTTACTTAAGACACATCTTTCAACACCATCCACACCATTATACCAATCAAACGAAGGTGTGTAAGACGGTAAAtagaaattcatttttttttcttgactttaCAAACACGTTTCACCTCGATGAGAGTTGAAGCACTACTAAAGAAGAGCTGCTGctgctactactactactgcCGCCACTATTGTTATTGAATTACTTTCCGAACGGTACCGTTGAGGGCGCTGTATTCGAATAGTGAGTCATTTATTATGAGACAATATGCGGCAGTGTTGCCAGAGACGTTCTCCTTAAACTCCATCTCCACTTTAATGTCAATCGGTCCTGTACCATAGCTATCGCACTGTCTCGACGTGTTGATAACCACTAGAGgtgccttagttttgtagtgtGCCGGATTTAACTGTGGATTGTTAGCGCTCCCGTAGTATGCTTGTTGGAAGCTAGCGTACGCATCGTACAACAGTGGGAAGGAGCTCTTTTTAAAGTCTGCCGCGAATGAGGTGTATGGATAGTATTGCGAGTTTAGATACACCCTACAATCGGCGAGATTACAATGATCAAATTCGCTCATGTTTTCCGTTTCCACATTCTTACGCAGAGTCTGGAATCCGATGATAACGAATCGAGGTTTTTCCAGTTGCGTGGCTGTTTTGATTGTCCACACGTGCTTTTGTGCTGTCGGCAACATTGGATATTCGTATAAGTCCCAGGTGCGGAAAGCGATAGGAATGGGAATTCCACTCTCAATGTGCGTCATCAAACGTAGTTTTTCCTTATCAGACACTTTAATGACGGGCATCCGCCATACTATACGAGTTATTTTAACATCAATTTTTTTAGCAGGAAGCGTGGCGGTGATGGTTGCGCAATTGATATTAGTGTTGGCGCGGTTCAAAATCAACTCGTGTTTGGCATTCATAATAATTTTCTTATAGTCCTCAGCGAAGCCCAACAGATGGTTCAGAGGTATGGTAAAACTAAAATCACCATCGGTGATCTCCTTTATTGTACCAACATTCCATCCGGCATTCTCCATTGCGTTATCACACCCTTTCGAGTATGAAACGAGACCTTTCATTGTACTAGTGACGCCACAGTTCTTTGACCTATCAATCTCCACACCATTCAACTCATAGCGTATGTCTTGGAATAGGTATGCGATGGCGTTATTTATAAAGGTACATTCTTTATTGACAGTCCCCTCAACCAAGAGTTGACTCTGACTAGGTAAAACCATCAAATCCTGACGGTTAATGCAGATATTGATAACGTCATTGTTCTTATACGAATCATTGTAGGGGTTATAAGAGTGGTACTCGATACTCTCAATGCTATCGTCAAAGGTGACCTTCTCCCCAATATCTAGAATTGACGTGGACATATTTTGAATCCAAGCGTTTGTAGGAAATTGATATTATCTCTAGTTAACTTTTGTAGTGGCAGTTGTTGTCTTAAACCGCTACCGCTGCTGGTGGCTAAAggtcctcctcctcctcctcctcggTGGTGGTATCGCTGGCCTTGTAGTGTTCTGGTGGTTGAAGGTGACGACGGTGTAAGCAATGATGCAAGCAACTTAGTACTTTGCACGTCAAGGTCTCGATGAAGACTAGTAGAAATCTTATTATCACCCCCATTTTTATAGATAATCATTTCATCTGCCTCCTGATGTGGAGCCGCAACGATATGTTTTCACCCCTAAAATTGACCAAATTACCGTGCTCGTTCACTACGCGCACCTCAATGTTTTGTATGCTATTGGTTTTTTTCAGCGGTAGGTATATGACGTTTGAAGGACACTCGATTATTTGATAACCCGGCGGGACAGAGGGTGAGAACTCATGAATCACGTGGCAAGGTTGATTGTTAATGAATGACCCTTCCGCAATACTGCACTCTATTCTTATAGTATTCGTTATCAGTATGTCGATCGATTTATCTGACCAATGTATCTGACCTGCCTTGAGCACTTTTGGTGAGAAACCTAGCAGGGAACCGATGGTGCGCGGCTTTTCAAAGTGCACATCTGACTTGGGCGAGAATATCATACATTTAGCGGTATTAGTATTAGCCTCCATATCAATAAGGTCATCGTCCTCCTTCTTCTTCCTAGCCGATTCCAACATTTTCATATCCAAGAAGTGTATAATATCATTGAGCTCGTACGCTCCTTCAGGAATTTCAATCACACTATTACCGTAATGGAAAAGATTATTGCTCTTATCCACATTGGGTATTGAGTTGAAAGTCTTAAAATAGACTAGAGCACACTCGTACTGCTCATTCTCTCCAAGTTCTAAGCTCGGATTGAAGTCCGTACTTAGATGTGATTGGTTGCCGTTCAAGGATAACGTAAAGGATGGCGAGGTCATGACGATAGTCAGTAAGTGAATGAAACAttttttcatagtaacatttatttataagtaaacaGCTGATGCTTAGCAACATTACATAAAAACTCAATACACAAATGCCCACAATTGAAGGTGTTCGACTTTTGTAAACGATTATAATTGTACTCTATATTAACATTATCTTTACCAGATTGCATGTACTGAACAAATTCACGAGGTGGCCTCAGGTCTCCATAACTATCGAAATACATGCATAGATTTCCTTTTTTCACATAGGCAACCCAATGGGTACCGTCACCCGATTGCTGATCCAAATTGATGACACCGCACTCGTAGTAATAGGGTTTAAAGTTGCGTAGATTGTCTCTCATGAAGACACCGCGAAAATGAGGAATTTTCTCACGCTTCACAAAGCTGATGATG from Choristoneura fumiferana chromosome 24, NRCan_CFum_1, whole genome shotgun sequence encodes the following:
- the LOC141441579 gene encoding uncharacterized protein (The sequence of the model RefSeq protein was modified relative to this genomic sequence to represent the inferred CDS: added 714 bases not found in genome assembly) translates to MLKIGKRVENILETELEVHKSIKVNVELFCTYFKTNSEGEVVRDLKSFNTKNVCLHVGELNFSSYFEDVTSTIVKKSEDFQERDSGWALERIEFLEININKCRLLRGSSYLPLPKWVQTKKACVNVKNNDNACLAWAIVSALYPANKHNDRVSSYPHYNQVLNTKGIDFPVTIADIKKFEKLNNLSINVYGFNCTKKTRLIVPLYISKIRDNTNQHVNLLFFERMNKSHYCWIKDISRLIRAQVTKHKEKIFFCDGCLQYFSDDGKLKLHRRLGCGNRLVQLPTQDNKYLKFSKFSNKMKVPFVIYADFESILSPINKTQSKATFTYNTHKHIPCSFAYYIHCDYDEKLSKFVMYRGEDCVQKFVESLYQDTESINRILTTIIPSAGGTNNVFDNSEPCHICGELFKENEVYVIDHCHLTGAVRGRAHNSCNVNFKLPRFIPVIFHNLSGYDGHLFIKELSKSKGEIHCIPYNKEKYISFSKRVGKITLRFIDSYRFMPSSLEKLVKNLSKEQFKILPNFLPLPCDTVDDRDRQMKLLTRKGVYPYEYVDSWEKLDEAHLPDKESFYSTLCDSYISDHDYQHAQTIWDSFKITTLGEYCDLYLKTDVILLAEVFENFREICINTYELDPCQYVTAPGLSWDAMLKHTQVELELFTDYEMVQFIKAGIRGGISQASKRYSKANNQFMEDYNSNEDSTFIVYLDVNNLYGDAMRRYLPINNFRWLNENEIRNFNILSQTPDSNEGYILEVDLDYPQHLHDSHNSYPFCAESRTTPGGKIKKLLLTLSNKTNYIIHYINLQQAVKAGIELKKTHRILAFNQSPWLKSYIDLNTEKRTLAKNTFEKDFYKLMNNACFGKTMENVLKRVDVKLCLKWDSETTQTKCKYGLERYISQPNFHSATIFSEDLAAVQLNKTKVVYDKPIYVGFTVLELSKTVMYQFHYDYMKPKYGENVSLLYTDTDSFVYEIKTNNFYEDIKPDLQTKFDTSDFPIDNIYNLQQINKKVVGIMKDENSGRIMLEFVALRSKMYAYTLDGDAGAEKTCIKKNKGINAAIVRKLNFNKYYQCLDLDVTFYDNMYNFISNKHDVYTQIKRKKTLCGRDDKRYVLSDKVNTLAWGHYRLNDDLNDK
- the LOC141441558 gene encoding uncharacterized protein produces the protein MSTSILDIGEKVTFDDSIESIEYHSYNPYNDSYKNNDVINICINRQDLMVLPSQSQLLVEGTVNKECTFINNAIAYLFQDIRYELNGVEIDRSKNCGVTSTMKGLVSYSKGCDNAMENAGWNVGTIKEITDGDFSFTIPLNHLLGFAEDYKKIIMNAKHELILNRANTNINCATITATLPAKKIDVKITRIVWRMPVIKVSDKEKLRLMTHIESGIPIPIAFRTWDLYEYPMLPTAQKHVWTIKTATQLEKPRFVIIGFQTLRKNVETENMSEFDHCNLADCRVYLNSQYYPYTSFAADFKKSSFPLLYDAYASFQQAYYGSANNPQLNPAHYKTKAPLVVINTSRQCDSYGTGPIDIKVEMEFKENVSGNTAAYCLIINDSLFEYSALNGTVRKVIQ